CGAGATGGTTGCGATTTCTTGGACCAGTCGTGAGTCGATGTAAAAAGGACAGAAATGCTGGTGGTTGACCCGATTTTGGTATTCAGTGAAGAACAGAGTTGGCACCTTAGATCAGAGGTAGAGTACGTCGGTAGCAGGAGGCcttggagaaaaaagaaagagttggagacaaaaaggaaaaagagacGACAAAACGGATGGGATTCTGTTGCTTGGGCAAGCCTTTCATTTTGGCAGAGCATTGTTCGGCGGTTTGGTTGCAACTGCCAAACTGAGCAGAACTTGCTCTAGGCAGCAATCTGTTTGGTGTTTGGCAGCCATTAGGCCTAGGAGACTGCCTGAGGCGCGTTCCTGCCTGACCTGATCGGCAGCTACAAAGCTGTCATATAGTTCTCTGCCCGCTGagactgaaaaaaaaacaagtctGCGAGCAACCTGAATGGAAAGTTAGAGAAAGGAGGTGGGTGGTTGGTCGCCATAGTACGCTGCAGTGCTGCACTGGAAGTGATCAATTCTCTCTAGCCTCACCATGACTACTACTGTCACAATTGCCATTTAGAAAATTTCACGCAATATACCTCACAGAAAATAGAATCTGATGGAGGAACccgaggaagaaaaagacagGGAGGCATCCCTGGGCCTACGCAATGGTTTTGAACTTATGATTCACTGCTTATTTGGCACTTCTGGTCATTGTTTGCTCCATCTACATTCCACACTACTTTTCCATGTACAGGACGTAGCTCGTAACATGCTCAAAAAATGGCGCCGAATACAAGTTACAGCATTCTGCTCCGCAGTATATGTGTGACCAAACTGCTGCCTTGGCGTAGTCTGCAAGTTTGACAGCTCTTGGACAATCACAAACGACATGCGGGGAAGGTCCGCGATGGTTCACAGGCGACAGGGTCACGTTCGCAATAATCTGCAGAATCGATCCCTGGACTGGGTCGTTTCCCTGCAAACGCGTTGAATTGTGCCTAGGTGATCCTCGACACTACCATTCTACGGATATTGAAACGAAACTATCACTGATAGTGGCCTTGACGATCATACACTGATGGAAAGCAAGTTCAAGGAGTTCACAGAAGCTGTTGTGCACGAGACCCAAGGTCAGCCTATGGCTAGCATCCATCATGTGTCTCGCAGCCAACCTTTTGCTACACATTTCCAGTCACTATGCCGCCTGATTTTTGGATATTTCCAGTCCTGCTTCCTATCTCTCTGTACTAATTACTTCTCAGCGTCATTTTGATGCTACCGCGGTCCCCCGCGCCACTCTCGTCGGTCCCCTCCGCTTCTTTGTTCTCGTTTAATAACAGCACAGTCACCCATGTGGCCACCAATGCAGCCGATCTCGGGCCAGCATCCTCTCAAATGCGTTGTCAAAGACGAGTACAACCACACCAGAACCCTCATTACGTGATAACATTATATTCTTTACAGAAGCATCGGAAGTCAGTGTCCACATGTGACCTTGAAGGCTTAAATTGCCAGTCTCCCACTTCGGGATCGATTCTCGTATTAACAAAGCATACCAAGATACGATCCCCGAGGGGCTAGCAGTTGGGCATGGTATCGGACATAGCCGCCTGGCGGAAGAACCCCCATTTTTGTGTCGTTATCGATTCCCTTTTGCCTGTTgctcttaaccgattcgccaTGCAGCAATCCCAGTTAGGTGATACGGTACACGAGCCAAAAGCGCCCATCATCTATGGTTTGCCCCAGCATAGATGGCCGTTCCAGGGTCCtatcctctcctgcatcttCTGCCTTTGATTCTGGTGCCGCGGTCCCAGGGCAACAGTGCAGGGAGGGACTGTTGACATTTGGAGGCTTTAGCCTCAATCTATTCACCATGACAGTAGGGAAGTGAGATTAAGGCACCAAGGTGTCGAGTATTGGCTTGGACCACGTAACGTGAAATGTGTGTCCCATGGATCAGCCAGTGATGAAGGTCAGTGCTTATCAAACAAGAATCATCTGTAAATCTCTGTCCATTCACAGCAATTCACGACAACACACACCGGAAGCCTACAACACCACCTCAACGCCCCGGAAGTGTTGCTGTGATACCCGGCCAGCCGCTTGTGTTCAGGCAAAGAAGACACGTCAAATTTTTATTCTCGTCGGGAGGTCATGCGTATCATGAAACACAGAAGCAGGAGAAAGAGCTGTGGGATTCGTCGACGCCCACTTGAAGATTTCGTGGCGATGAACAGCCAAAGCATCAACTGCGCGCGGAACTCAATTTTCGTTCCGAGGTATGGAGACACCGCATGATATTACAAGAGGCACAGTCGGGCACCTCCGTCTTTCAAGGACAAATTGCATCGGGTTGCTTTTGTAGGAGACGTGACGATATTAATTAACCAACTTACTCCGATCTTGTATCTACTTGAAGAGGAACAACATGCTGTATAAATACAGAGTTGGGATCCTTCCATGTATCTCTCGTTTCCTCTTTTCGACCTGACATATCAAGCAGACGACAAAGACTGGTCCCAGGGGAGTTGACATTACCTCGCGCTGCATACCGTTTTTCTCAACTAGGAGAGGTACGTTGCACATGTCGCATACCATTTCACAACTTGCCGCCAACAGGTCAAGTGCACAGAGGCACACATTTCCAAGTTCAGGGTCAACTGACGTTAGATAAGCATACACACCCGTGACACCCCCCACCTGTCGGCAAAAGAACCACAGCAAAAAGACATGAGTGAGCCGAAGCGTTTGCTGGAGGTGGCCAAGCAGCTTCGCCTCCTCCTGGTCGCAGGAGAATGTCTGAGCAGGGTGGAAGTAGTCAAGCTGGCCGTTGAATTCGCGCAGATCGCCCAACGATACCTGGTTGCTGATTTCCCTGCCTCGATTGAGAAGGTGGAAAATGACGAATTCAGGGTCGTGGAATTCATAATCGGCAGGAAGGCCGATTGCAGCTCACCTGGCGATCTGAGCGGCTGGGAATCCAAGGACGAGAAAACAAAGGTCGATATGCTGGAGTGGTGTCTGCTGGAAGTCGGCATCTTGAGCAACAGTGAGTTTTCTtgtcgtttcttttttttttttttttctttttctttcccatcACGCCTGTGAGAATGCGGATCACTAActgtgtttgtttgtttgattGGCAGTCAACGCCAAGTACTGGACGGTGGTCCGCGGAGCCGAGCTGCAGCTGCTGGGCAACGCCTTTCTCGGCAAAGTCAAGGACGAAGGGGAGTGCAGATGCGGGGTCTGTCAACGCCTACCTCATACACTCCTGAAGCACTTCATGACTGGCAACGGCGGAGTCGCCTCGACTTATCCACTGTACATCCTACTCAGACATGTGGCGCCACCGATGAGCACGAGATTTGGCTGAGGCGCGTCGATGGCACAACCTCTTGATGGTGGCAGCGGCATTAGGGTGCTCATAGTCCGGAGCTAGGGGCCAATAAACCAGTGAAGCAATATATATGGATTCCTTTCTATTCTGTTGACTGAATTGGTAAAGTTTTAAGGAGCAGGTCTGCTTAGAGGTACTGTTACCTTTATAGATATTTACTCCCTTGATAATCATCGCCAAGAGATGCATGGACAAATGCCAATGCAGTTGGAAATCGACAGGAGGAGCAAATTGACGAGGCACTCGGTTTGTTGCTACATGACGGCGTACCTTTGCACTGGTCAATACAACATTTTTCATTCGACTGCTACGGAAACACGTTGTCGATCCAGTGATAGGCGCAGATACATGAACATGACGATAGATAATACACGGCCGTTTCATCCCTAAAACCGGCGGACCTACAGAGATGATGTCTGTGTTCCTGTGAGACCCTTCCTACATCCTTTACGACGATAATTTTCTAGGCAGCAGCCACAACCTTCTTTGCCTTTCCCACCGAAAAGTCCCAGTCAAAGACGGTACGGTCGGCATTGCGTCTGGTGACGACGACCTCGTCGCCCACACGGACTCGCACCCGCGAACCCTCCACGTCGTCTCCATTTCCGCCGTGGCCTTCGTCCACTGCCAGAAAAGCATACCGGCCAAAGACGGGAGCGTACTTGTGCCCCGGATCGACGCGGCGCTCCTTCATGAGCGTGTTGAGGAGCTTCCCCTCGGGCCCCGCGGCGGCGCGACCGAGCGAGTAGTCGACGTTGAGCGAGGAGCAGCGGCCGCAGTTTGCCGTGAGGAGGAACCTGGCGTTGCGCGGCGCCGAGCCGGGCAGGGCGAGCTCGGCCCAGTAGTCCTCGGCAAAGGGGGCCTCGGCCGGGTCGTCGACGACGATGTTGGGACGGAACTTGCCCATCATCTTGGAGGCTGGGCTCTGCTCGTCGTCCGATCTCTGCTCTTGGAGTGGGGCCAGGGGTGGATACGAAAGTGAAGAGTTTGACGTTATCAGGTAGGGTGCGCAGTCGGTGAATGTGAGCCAGGCCTGCTCGTCGCTCtgcttttccttttcctcgCCCTGAGGGGCTGAGAAAGAGGGAAGATAGGAGGTGATGGAGGAGAGCAGGGAAGGggattgctgctgctgctgcttcggCTGCTCCGCGGGCGAGGAGCCGGGTGCCAAGGTGCCGAGCACGCGGCGACGGCCGGAGCCGATATGGACCAAGATGGTGGGGAAGCCGAAGCAGGCAGAGAAAAAAGCGTCATAGGGTTCTCCCATGCGGAGAGCCTCGGCGGGACTGCCGTGAAGATCGACCGACACGGGTTCCAAGGCCGAGGTGTCCGGGACAAGCGGCACTGAGAGGGTCGTATCTTGGAGGGGATGATGGTCAATGAGCGGTGGGTTCGGGATATGATACCTCACGAGGATGGTGTCGCTGGGTGAGGGAGtcgacgatgacgaagatGCGGGAACAATCTGCTGGGAAAAGAGGGCACACTGCGGAAAGCCTGATAGCTGCAACTTGCGCAGAGACGAGTCCGGCTCGACTTTGAAGAGCATGTATGTCCGGTCGTGGAGGATGCCCTGCGGCGTAAGGACCGCCGAGTCCAGAGAGATTGGACGGAGCGCTTTGATTGGGTAGACGTTGATGGCTGTGATCTTCATTTTTTTATCCCTTACTGCTCTGTCGATACAAGGTCGTTTCGCTGCGATGGATTTTGTTTCCCTTGTTTGATGAATGGAGAGGCGTTGTCGTCATGCCCCAGATTATTATGGGGGATCGACGGATGCGGGGTAGAACACCCGGGCATGATTCGTGGTACTGCACAAGCGCGTGCGCCCTTTGCACGACGTGGGCTTAGTGAGCCTCAACCAAATCGATTTATACAGGTCTTTTCttattttggttttttctcCCAGAAAATACCAGACCTCTGCACGAGTCAACCAATCCTCGACGTACTATTGGTGGCCTTCTCGCTGTAACAATCACCTTGCGGCATCGGCTTGTCGAGTAGGGTGCGCACATGCTCCAGGAGTAGATGAGTAGAGAATATAGAGAGCTCTGGGTCCGAGTGAACTTGGCAGGGTCATATTATTATAGTTGATGCCAGTCGAATACTCCAAGAACCACTTGAAGTTCCCGTCCCCCACACACGTCGCGCCAGTATTCATTGACACCCTAGACGTGTATTGGCTTTTGGCTAAAAAATTGACAATCAGATTGTTCCGGAGCTGGTGCCTTTGGCTTCCAGTCCTTTTTGGGTTTTGGCTTTAAATTAAGGAATTGAGTATGTATTTCCCTTGATGGCGACTCTGCTGTTGTGCAGAAGGCGGTTGTATTTTCCTCCCAGGGCTTCCTTTTTGACCTTGCCCGCAAGCAAGTGCTATCTCTGGGACTCGGGAGCAGAGTATCCTCTAGGACCGTGTCAACGATTATTTGGAACGGCAtgctgttacgatcaaggtatcgggtaacctgttcctAGGGGTAGGGTACAATGGGTCGAAGCAACTGAGCACTGTGACTGGGTAATGGGGTTCGCAATGactggggtgaagttatgatcgatTCCTGGGTGGATAGATTGGATACAAGTTGATTGCTGGTGAGCAATCCTAGACTAAGACTATGCTACTAGGTAATGACTGTGTTTATATACTAGAGTGATCACTTCGTGTAAGTGATCACTTATTACAACTAATCACTCCGCCAAGGTGATCATCTTGTCTAGGTGATCACTGCCAAGGCGTGATCACAAGTGGGTCCTTATCTTATCGTCACGTGACTGGTCTTGCTTCGTTCCTCCGTGTCCCGAGTGTGGGTGTCTTCCTCCGATGTTACTCTCTCTTTGATTGTTGGTCCCTCAGaccctggtcgtaacacatGCCTAGATGTGATAGACACCCTGTTGACAAACTCATTGCAGGTAACCAAGATAAAATGATATTTCTCAAGGCCATTAACTGGGGCGCTACGAAACAGGTTTAGCTCAACGGCTGCACTAAAGATGGAGTCGCTGGGTTCTTCATCCGGTATTTTTGGAGCCGGATGTACCCGGCAAATTTCAGTAGGGGGATTTCAATCGCGGGGCACAAGGTCAACGAATCCATTGGGCAAGAAAACCGATGAGTCAGTTGTATATTGAGCTCTTGAGACCAAGTTCGAGGGGCTTGTCCACAAACCACCAACGTCTCGTTGATCATTAAAACGTACGTGATATAAAAAACCCCAAGTGAATTGGGATACCAAAACAAGACATCAGTCATGGAAAAGGTACTCGCGAAACCGACCGACCTGTGCTGCATCCAAGGCGGCGCCATCCACACCGGAGAGGCGACTGGTACAGTCGAGCAGATCGAGGGAGTCGACACATACATCGCGAGACCGCCCCCCGAAAAGGCCAACGGGAATGTCCTCCTTTTCTTTCCGGATGCGTTTGGCATGCACCTAAAGAGCTTTCTGATGATGGACGCCTTCGCACAGCATGGCTACCTGACGCTTGGTGTCGACTATTTTCTAGGGGTAAAGCTACTTGTTTACTTTTACTTTTACTTTTACTGCCCTGCCCTGCCACTTTTTTGCAGTTTCACATTGGTAACTGGATGGGAAACGCAACGGGTAGGATGGCGTAGGAAAACACTCGTCGACGCCGTTGGCCGATCCAACGTTTGATTTCAAGGCTTGGGTCGACAAACATCTTGGTGCTTCTGAAGAGGTCGCCAAGAGATGGGTCCAGGACGTCAAGGCCAAATACGGCACGGACGGGAATGTCAAGTTTGCCTGCGTGGGATACTGGTGAGCGTCGTTATCTTG
Above is a genomic segment from Pyricularia oryzae 70-15 chromosome 7, whole genome shotgun sequence containing:
- a CDS encoding MOSC domain-containing protein translates to MKITAINVYPIKALRPISLDSAVLTPQGILHDRTYMLFKVEPDSSLRKLQLSGFPQCALFSQQIVPASSSSSTPSPSDTILVRYHIPNPPLIDHHPLQDTTLSVPLVPDTSALEPVSVDLHGSPAEALRMGEPYDAFFSACFGFPTILVHIGSGRRRVLGTLAPGSSPAEQPKQQQQQSPSLLSSITSYLPSFSAPQGEEKEKQSDEQAWLTFTDCAPYLITSNSSLSYPPLAPLQEQRSDDEQSPASKMMGKFRPNIVVDDPAEAPFAEDYWAELALPGSAPRNARFLLTANCGRCSSLNVDYSLGRAAAGPEGKLLNTLMKERRVDPGHKYAPVFGRYAFLAVDEGHGGNGDDVEGSRVRVRVGDEVVVTRRNADRTVFDWDFSVGKAKKVVAAA